Below is a genomic region from Rouxiella chamberiensis.
CACGGCATCACGCATTATCTCAACAGCAAAAAGTAATCTGCCTCAGGGACTGAACCATGAACAGTGATCATGTAAAACTGGCGATCGCGCCAATTGGCTGGACCAATGACGACATGCCGGAATTGGGAAGTGAAAACAGCTTCCAGCAATGTATCAGCGAGATGGCGCTGGCCGGTTTTACGGGCAGCGAGGTGGGCAGCAAATATCCACGGGATCCGGCACTGCTGAAACCGGCTCTGGCGCTGCGCGGCTTGCAGATTTGCAATGCCTGGTTCAGTACCTATTTCGCCGACGGTCGCAAGGAACAGACGGTGCGGGATTTCCGGGAAACGCTGACATTTCTGCACAGCATGGGAGCCAGGGTCATCGGGTGTTCTGAACAGAGCGGCAGTATTCAGGGATTACCGCAGCCCATTTATGGCAACAAGGTCATTTTTGACGACCTGCAATGGCAGCGGGTCGCGCAGGGCTATAACCTGCTTGCCGAATTGGCGGCCGAGAAGGACATGATAGTGTGTCTGCATCATCATATGGGCACCGGAATCCAGACCCCTGCCGAGATAGACCGCTTTATGGAACTGGTCGACCAAAATGTCTCGCTGCTGTTTGATACAGGTCATGTGTATGCTTCCGAGTTGAACCCGCAGTCAGTCATGGACGTGCTGGAAAAACATCTCGCCCGCATTCGCCACGTCCATCTGAAAGATTGCCGCAAAGAGGTGCTGCAACAGGTGAAGGCTCAGGGATTTTCCTTTATGGACGGCGTTCGCAAGGGAATGTTTACCATACCCGGCGATGGGGTGCTCGACTTTGCGCCGGTCTTCGCCTTGCTTGAGAAGAGTGATTATCGCGGCTGGATGGTCGTGGAAGCGGAACAGGATCCCGCCCTCGCCAATCCCTTTGAGTACGCGCTCAGGGCCAGACAGTTTATTCGCGAAAACACCGGTCTCTAACTTCCGTCATCGGGAAGACCAAATCATAAAAACCCGCGCCTGAAACCGCGGGTGATGGTTTTGCCCCCTGCCGAGTGACGCAGTACGCACAAATCACAGGATATCCGCGCGGATTAACCGGTCTGTCGGTATCAGGATCGTCGCCAGCGTGCTGCCGGATGTCTCGATGGCAGCCTGTCATCGTTGAACAGTTTTTTCTGAGTGAACCGGGTTGGTAGGCAGTTTTATACCGCCCACGGCTTTGCAACTCGGGGACAACCAGATCGATAAAGTCGATATAACTCTGCGGATTGAGGATGCGGGTAAGATTGAACCCGTCGATATCGCTCTCATCAACCCATTTAAGCAACGCGTCGGCGACCTGTTTGGGATCCCCGACGATAAGCGAATAGCGCCCGCCCATCGCGTGCTGTTCGAGCAGGCGTCGACGGGTCCAGCCACTGTAGGCTTGGCTGACCGATTCTATGGCTCGTGTCGGACCTGCCTGAATTGGCTGGTCCAGTTCAAACTGTGAGATATCGATGCCGGTCGAACTGGAAAAATGCGCGACGCCCGCCTCGGGGCTGGCATAGCGCAGATACTCCTGTTCTTTCTCGCGCGCCTCGCGTTCGGTGGGTGCAACGATGACTGAAACCCCCATAAACACCTTTAAGTCATCCGGATGACGGCCCGCCTCTTTTGCCGCCTGCCGCAGTCTGTCCACGTGGGCTCGGGTCGCCTGTGGCGTACTGCCGCTGACGAAGGTACATTCGGCGTGTCGCGCGGCAAACTGAATTCCGCGTGCCGAGCTTCCGGCCTGAAACAGCAGCGGCGTGCGCTGCGGCGACGGCGACGAAAGGTGGTAGCCTTGCACCTGATAAAATTCGCCCTGATGATCTATGGCGTGGATCTTGTGCGGATCAGCATAGCGTCGCCGCTCACGATCGGCGGTTACCGCGTCATCCTCCCAACTTCCCTCCCAAAGTTTATAGCTGACATCCAGAAATTCATCCGCCTGATCGTAGCGGCGATCGTGACTAAGCAGTTCGGTCTGACCCATTGCGCGCGCGGCGCTATCCAGATAACCGGTCACAATATTCCAGCCCACGCGCCCCTCCGTCAGGTGATCCAGCGTTGAAAATCGGCGGGCGAAAGGGTATGGCGCCTCATAGCTCAGATTGGCGGTCAGACCAAAGCCGAGGTGTTCGGTAACACTGGCCATTGCCGACACCAGCATCAGGGGGTCATTGACCGGTAACTGGATAGACTCCTTTGCCGTCAGGCCAATGCCCTGCTGATAAACATCGTAAACGCCGAGAATGTCGGCGATAAAAAGCCCGTCGAAGAGGCCCCGTTCCAGCGTTCGCGCGAGGTCCAGCCAATATTTCAGGGAGGTGAATTCGGTCGAGCGATCCTGTGGATGGGTCCACATGCCGTGATGAATATGCCCGACGCAGTTCATGTTGAAGGCGTTGAGCAGCACCTTTTTACCGGAATGGCTCATAATGTTCCTCTTCGCGGCGGCAAAACACCGTTCAAGATATAGTTGCCGATAATGGGAAATTTCCAGCGCACGGGGTCATGAAGGGTATGCGTGCGGGCGTTGCGCCAGTGGCGATCCAGATTGTGTTCACGCAGTGAGGCACGCGTGCCGGAGAGTTCGAACAGCAGATTTCCGGCCTCGAGCGCTGCTTCTGTGGTCCACGCGCGAGCCACGGCCACCTGAATGGAGGCGGCGGCCACCGTTTCGGCGGTGGAATGTTGCTGCGCGTCATCGACCGCCTGCCCCGCCTCCTGCAACAGCGCGTCGCCCGCCTGCAGTTTGGCGGCGAGTTGGCCGGTCCGGTCGAGAATAAGCGGGTCATCGCTGGCGCGTTCCAGTCCGGAGTCCGGCCACGGCCGCGCGCGCGTGGTGATAAAGTGCAGCATGTCATTAAAGGCGGCGCGGGCGATGCCCTGATCGATGGCCGCATGCATAATCTGCGCGAAAGGTCCGACCGTTGTGGGACGTTCGAAGGCGCGTTGAAACGGCACGATATCGTCTTCATCCACTGCGACCTCTTCAAATAGCACGCTGCCGCTGCCTGTCGTGCGCTGTCCGAAGCCCGACCAGTCGTCGATAACACTGACGCCATCGGTATCGCGCGGCACGAAAACCAGTTGCTCCACGCCCTTTTCATCGCGGGCCGCCGTCGGGATGCGATCGGCGAACAGTGCGCCGGTGGCATAGAATTTTCTGCCGTGCAGCAGATGATGCTCACCGTTGGGCAGCACGGCGGTGCTGCGTTGATGCGCTGCCGACGCGCTGAATTCCGCCAGCGCATTGCCCAGATGCACCCCGTCGAGCACTTCCTGATACAGCCGTCTTTTCTGCGCTTCGCTGCCGTTGATGCGCAGAACTTCAAGCGCATAAAAATGGTTTTGCGGCACCTGTCCGATGGCGGCATCCGCCTCGCTTAAAATTGCGATGATTTCCGCCAGAACCGCCGTTGATATTTCCGCGCCGCCAAAGGCTGCGGGCACGGTTATCGCGCCCAGCCCCGAAGCAAAAAGCGCCTCAAGCTGACTGTGTGGCAGTGTCCTGTCGCGGTCACGGTGCGAAGCTTCCAGCTTGAAAGCCTGCGCCAGCCGAATCGCCTCATCTCGCGCCTGCTGCTGCGAGGTGATGCGTGCCGCGGGATTTTTGGGCTTAACCTGTGTCGTCATGGCGATGTCCTTATATCCAGGCGTGGCGTAACGGATAAACGCCGTTCAGGTAATAGTGGCCGATAGCGTGATATTTCCAGCGCACGGGGTCATGCAACGTGTGGGTGCGGGCGTTGCGCCAGTGGCGATCCAGCCCGTGTTTGGCGAGCGTGGCCCGACTGCCGCCCCATTCCAGCAGTTTTTCACTGGCTTTGAGCGCAATGGTGGTGGTCAATACCTTGGCTTCGGCCACGGCAATAGAGGCACGCGCCGCCGTGGCGGCATCGAGTTGCGTGGCATCGATGCCATCAAGCAACGTAGCGGCACGACGGAGTAACGCCTCGGCCGCTTTCAACTCGACGTAAACCCGCCCGACATCGGCCTGG
It encodes:
- the iolE gene encoding myo-inosose-2 dehydratase — translated: MNSDHVKLAIAPIGWTNDDMPELGSENSFQQCISEMALAGFTGSEVGSKYPRDPALLKPALALRGLQICNAWFSTYFADGRKEQTVRDFRETLTFLHSMGARVIGCSEQSGSIQGLPQPIYGNKVIFDDLQWQRVAQGYNLLAELAAEKDMIVCLHHHMGTGIQTPAEIDRFMELVDQNVSLLFDTGHVYASELNPQSVMDVLEKHLARIRHVHLKDCRKEVLQQVKAQGFSFMDGVRKGMFTIPGDGVLDFAPVFALLEKSDYRGWMVVEAEQDPALANPFEYALRARQFIRENTGL
- a CDS encoding SfnB family sulfur acquisition oxidoreductase — encoded protein: MTTQVKPKNPAARITSQQQARDEAIRLAQAFKLEASHRDRDRTLPHSQLEALFASGLGAITVPAAFGGAEISTAVLAEIIAILSEADAAIGQVPQNHFYALEVLRINGSEAQKRRLYQEVLDGVHLGNALAEFSASAAHQRSTAVLPNGEHHLLHGRKFYATGALFADRIPTAARDEKGVEQLVFVPRDTDGVSVIDDWSGFGQRTTGSGSVLFEEVAVDEDDIVPFQRAFERPTTVGPFAQIMHAAIDQGIARAAFNDMLHFITTRARPWPDSGLERASDDPLILDRTGQLAAKLQAGDALLQEAGQAVDDAQQHSTAETVAAASIQVAVARAWTTEAALEAGNLLFELSGTRASLREHNLDRHWRNARTHTLHDPVRWKFPIIGNYILNGVLPPRRGTL